The DNA segment TCAAAATAAGACAACTGTCACAAACTTAAAATCTTGGAACAACCTAAAATCCGACAACATTTACATCGGACAAAAACTTAAAGTCAGCGCTGGATCTATTACAAATAATACCAACACATCTAAACCAAGCACTAGCAAACCAAGCAATTCATCCACCAAAACCTACACCGTAAAAAAAGGAGATTCACTTTGGTCCATCTCTAGACAATACAAAACAACTGTAGATAATATTAAGTCTTGGAACAAGCTAACAAGTAACACCATTTATATCGGACAAAAAATCACGATTAAATAAGAAAAACGCCTTCTTTACGAGTATATAAAGAAGGCGTTTTATTTAACTAAAAAATACTATTTTCACTCTTTTTCCAAGACATCTTCCAACATTTGTCTCGCTGTTCTATTGTATGCTTTATAATCAAACTGTTTAAAATCATTATAACCAAGCATCACTTTTTCCATTCCTTCTGCTAACCCTTCTACTGTGCTGTCCACAAGTAAGCCATAGCCGTTTTTTAATAAACTGTAGCTCCCAGGGATATTAGTAGAAACAATTTTTTTCTCCAAAACTAGGCATTCCAATAGTACCATTGGTTGCCCTTCGTGAATAGACGACAAGACAAACGCGTCGCATGCCTTTAGAACCGGAAATGGGTTTTCTAATTGTCCTAAAATATGCACTTTGTTCTCTAATTCTAAATCAATAATATATTGTTTCAATTCTTCTTCCAGTTCTCCAAGTCCAATAATAAAAAGCTGTGAATCTGCTCGTTTTTTCTGTAATTGATGAAAGGCTTTTATTAATCCTTGATGATTTTTTTCTGGTGATAACCTTCCCATTGTCACAAAATTAAAAGTATCCGCTGAAAGATCGATATCGCTCACCTCTTTGGAAGAGCGGAGAATATATTCGTAATCAATCAAATTATGGATATATGTCATTTTACTAGTATCTTGAACAATATGTTCCAAATGCTGTTTATTCACTTCCCCAGTCTGTTTAGAAACCGAAACAATTACATCAAAATAATTATATACAGGAAAAATGATATTTAAATCAGCTTGATGCTTAAACTCTTTGCCTAATTTCTTACTATATTCTTGCATCATTTCATTGTGTTGATAAATAATTTTTTTGGGACTATTAGAAGAAGCAACTAGCAACGTCCAATATTTAAAATAACCATCAAAATCAAGCGCAATATCGACGCTGATATTTC comes from the Listeria welshimeri serovar 6b str. SLCC5334 genome and includes:
- a CDS encoding glycosyltransferase, whose product is MNLKQSYLKSWLEEEIVKDTIVLIVKEVAFFEKFLSVNPSLKRMKQYLIDSFDSAENIEWLGKAEYVISDIELPTFFAKKAGQIYIQILHTENYNANFKRLLLHADYIIEQNNLEILTENFKKLIAGQILPVDNYSFFECKKKPVTKKSKKIIVMYCGGFKNNGITSSALNLMRNLNKEKYQIVVIEAENLSYYEQLNFNKIPAHVVKVQIPGDINIFPNEEQAFLDFHSHPLEHLMKNGPTKFLTEEIKAIYQREWNRVLGNISVDIALDFDGYFKYWTLLVASSNSPKKIIYQHNEMMQEYSKKLGKEFKHQADLNIIFPVYNYFDVIVSVSKQTGEVNKQHLEHIVQDTSKMTYIHNLIDYEYILRSSKEVSDIDLSADTFNFVTMGRLSPEKNHQGLIKAFHQLQKKRADSQLFIIGLGELEEELKQYIIDLELENKVHILGQLENPFPVLKACDAFVLSSIHEGQPMVLLECLVLEKKIVSTNIPGSYSLLKNGYGLLVDSTVEGLAEGMEKVMLGYNDFKQFDYKAYNRTARQMLEDVLEKE